A region of Moorena producens PAL-8-15-08-1 DNA encodes the following proteins:
- the sufB gene encoding Fe-S cluster assembly protein SufB, producing the protein MTATVKTLVNQPYKYGFVTDIEADTIPRGLNEDIIRLISAKKNEPEFMLEFRLKAYRQWQKMTEPTWPHVTYPPIDYQKIIYYSAPKQTKEKLNSLDEVDPALLETFDKLGISLSEQKRLANVAVDAIFDSVSIATTFKDKLAESGVIFCSISEALQEHPELVRKYLGSVVPVADNYFVALNSAVFSDGSFVYIPKGVKCPMELSTYFRINNGDTGQFERTLIVAEEGSNVSYLEGCTAPMYDSNQLHAAVVELVALDNAEIKYSTVQNWFAGDKNGKGGIYNFVTKRGLCKGVNSKISWTQVETGSAITWKYPSCVLVGDNSIGEFYSVALTNNLQQADTGTKMVHIGKNTRSTIISKGISAGKSKNSYRGLVKIGPKAKGARNYSQCDSMLIGDTAEANTFPYIQVQNNMGKVEHEASTSKIGEDQLFFFAQRGISEEDAISMMVSGFCKDVFNELPMEFAAEADKLLSLKLEGTVG; encoded by the coding sequence ATGACTGCCACTGTCAAGACATTAGTCAACCAGCCCTATAAGTACGGCTTTGTCACAGATATTGAAGCGGATACCATTCCTCGTGGACTAAATGAGGATATTATCCGTCTGATTTCGGCTAAGAAAAACGAACCCGAGTTCATGCTGGAGTTTCGCCTGAAGGCGTATCGACAATGGCAGAAAATGACCGAGCCAACCTGGCCCCATGTCACCTATCCTCCCATTGACTACCAAAAAATTATCTACTACTCAGCACCCAAACAGACGAAGGAAAAACTCAATAGCCTGGACGAAGTTGACCCAGCTTTACTGGAAACCTTTGATAAATTAGGCATTTCCCTATCTGAGCAAAAGCGGCTGGCTAATGTAGCAGTGGATGCCATCTTTGATAGTGTCTCGATCGCCACTACCTTCAAAGACAAGCTGGCTGAGTCGGGGGTAATTTTCTGCTCGATTTCGGAAGCTTTGCAAGAACACCCAGAGTTAGTGCGGAAATACCTGGGTAGTGTTGTTCCTGTGGCAGATAATTACTTTGTTGCTCTCAATTCTGCTGTTTTCAGTGATGGTTCCTTTGTCTATATTCCCAAAGGAGTCAAATGCCCGATGGAACTGTCCACCTATTTTCGGATTAATAATGGAGATACTGGACAGTTCGAGCGTACCCTAATTGTGGCGGAAGAAGGGAGCAATGTTAGTTACCTAGAAGGCTGCACTGCGCCGATGTACGATAGCAACCAGCTGCACGCAGCGGTGGTGGAACTGGTTGCCCTGGACAATGCTGAGATTAAATACTCCACCGTCCAAAACTGGTTCGCTGGGGATAAAAATGGTAAAGGTGGGATTTACAACTTTGTTACCAAGCGGGGATTGTGCAAGGGAGTCAACTCGAAGATTTCCTGGACTCAGGTCGAAACTGGTTCTGCGATTACTTGGAAGTATCCCAGTTGTGTTCTAGTCGGTGACAATTCCATTGGTGAATTCTACTCTGTTGCTCTAACCAACAATCTCCAACAAGCGGACACAGGTACCAAGATGGTGCATATCGGTAAAAATACTCGCAGCACCATCATTTCTAAAGGGATTTCTGCTGGTAAGTCCAAAAATAGCTACCGGGGTCTAGTTAAAATTGGTCCGAAGGCCAAGGGGGCGCGGAACTATTCCCAGTGTGATTCCATGTTGATTGGGGATACGGCTGAGGCGAATACGTTTCCCTACATTCAAGTCCAGAACAACATGGGCAAAGTGGAACACGAAGCCTCCACTTCCAAAATCGGTGAAGACCAGCTATTTTTCTTCGCTCAACGAGGGATTTCAGAAGAAGATGCCATCTCCATGATGGTGAGTGGCTTCTGTAAAGATGTATTCAATGAACTTCCCATGGAATTTGCTGCTGAAGCAGATAAACTTTTAAGCCTGAAGCTGGAAGGCACAGTCGGATAA